CAATCTCTCCAAATCCGACCTCAGCGGCGCGTCACTCGACCAGGCAAACCTCGAAGGAGCAAACCTTGGCATGGCTTACCTGAAAAAGACGAACATGAAAGCCGTCAACGCTTCGCGAGCCTGGCTGGCGGGCGCGAACCTGAGCGGCGCGTTCATGAAGGATGCCTCGCTGAAGGAGGCCAATCTTGCAGGCGCGAACCTGCGGTGGGTCAAACTGGGTGGAGCCGATCTGGAGCGGGCAAGCCTCAAGAATACGGTGCTGTTCGAAGCGGATTTCGAGCGGGCGAACCTCAAGGGGGTGCAATTCAACAATGCCCGCTTCATCGGAAACGCCGTGCTGAAGGACGCCGTGCTGTCAAGCAACACCGTGCTGCCCTCTGGCGAGCCGGTCACTCGCGGCTGGGCGACGATGCGCGATGCCCGTTTCGTCAGGGAAGCTCCCGCCGCGCCGCCGGAATTCGCGCCACCAGTCATGGCTTCGCCGGTCGTCATTCCGGAGAACATGCCTGCCGGTAGCGCCCAGGCCGTTCCGACGCCGCCTGCGCCCGATGTGAGGGAGGTCGAGGAGTGGAATGCGATGCGGCAGAACAATCCCGAAACGAAAATCGAAATGACCGAGGAGAAACTCGGCCAAACCGAACTTGCCGGCGTCGATCTGAGAGCGGCCTCCCTGTCGAAATCCGATTTCGAACGCGCCAACCTCGACAAGGCCAACATGGCCGGTGCCAACATGGCCGGTGTGAATCTCGAAAGAGCCGACATGAAAGAGGCGAACCTGAAAGGGGCGAATCTCGAAGGCGCAAACCTCGACCGCGCCTACATGAAAAATGCCGATCTTTCCGATGCGAATCTCAAGGGCGCTGTGCTTTACGGGGCAACGCTTTACGGAGCGAATCTCGATGGCGCGAACCTGACTAATGCTTCACTGTTCGACGCAAATCTGGAAAAAGCCTCCCTGAAAGGGGCCGACCTGACAGGCGCAACGCTGACGGGCGTTAACCTGACCGATGCGATCATCTCCTCGACAACAATCACCCCTTCGGGCAAAAAGGCGACGCGAAGCTGGGCAATGCTCAACAATGCCGTTTTCACCGATAAATAACCGATGACAAAAAGCTGAACCGGATATGGCTAACATTCTTGTCGCAAGCTACTACAGCCGCTGGGACCTGGCTGAGCACAAAGGGCGGATCGCCCTGTACGATACAAGCAACCAGCTTATCGAGAACCATCTGTTCATTCACCCGGCGGAGTTCCAGGTCGTGGCGAGCATGCTCCGGCATGAAAAACCGCTCTGGTTCGATACCGAGGCCAAGCACCTTCGTACAGGATCTGAGCCGGTCGGCGAATGGGAAAGCTGAGGCGAGGCAAACAGCGCCGTTCATGACGAAGGGCGCTGTTCCGGTTCAGTTGGGAAAACGCTTCCTGTGAAGAAGCTGCAGCAGAGGATGGGCTCTGGTGATGTTGGGATCGCTGACCGGCAGCAGATGCTTTTTCCCGGTGCGCGTAACCACCTCGATCGTGCCGTCGGCATTGACGGAGGTCACTTTCCAGTACTTGTCGACCACATAGTGATAATGCTCGCCGTGTTCGAGGGCGTAAACCTGCCTGGCTCTCGGGCCTGGCGATACGGAGCTTTTTGGTTTGTGATAAATAATAGAATCTCCGATCCTGAATTGAGGCATCATCCCCCCTCCTTTCCGTCGATCGAACGGCATACAGATTGGTATAAAAAAGTTAGTTATCGTTGATTGTATAAAAAAAACCAGAAAAAACTCTACAATTTTTTCATCATAGCCATTCGCGCGGCTCTTTTTTCCCAAAGAGCCACGATTGGCCCATGCCGTTCAGGAAATCTCTTCAGCAAATCCGATGACAAGCCGGTCACCTTCCCTTCGCGCTCCGGTGGTTTTGAGCGTGGCCAGAGCCTGCGGCAGCACCATGTTCCGCCGGTGGTTGCCGATCCGGATATTCAGCTCGTCGCCGCTCTTGCTCAACTGAACCGTTTCGTCCGGCATGTTGGGAAGCAGCAGTTCGAGATCGTATCCCCCCTCTGTCTGCCTGATGTGATAGGGATTGCGCCGGTAATAGACTTGTGACGGGTCTTCGTCGCCATAGAGCAGCTCCTTGAGCTTTTCGAGCGTCGCAAGCCCGCAAATCTCCCGTGACCAGAGAGGAACCTCCTTGACGGGCAGCGGACTGAAGCTGTCGATGATCTCCTGCCGGTAGATTTTCTGGTTCTCCTTCCAGTACTGAAAATAGGGGTCGGTCACCTCGTCGGGAATGATTCTGTTGGAGATGACCATGTCGATGGAGATGTTGTAGAGGCTGAGGTAAGCCTGCGCCCGGAGCGACTCCTTGATGACCATCTTCTCGGGATTGGTGACGAGCCGCGCCGAGGTGACGCTGTTGTCGGTCAGAATCTTGCCGAGCGCCTCGATCTGCCCGTAAAACTCGTAGGGCAAGTCCATCATCTCCTTGTCGGGCAGTGAAAAACCGGCGAGCGGCCTGAAGATCGGCTCCACCAGCGGCCGCAGATAAACGGCCATCTTTTCGAGCGGCTTGTACAATCGCCGCATATACCAGCCGCCCACCTCGGGAATGCTCAAGAGGCGCAAGGCTGTACCGGTTGGGGCGGAATCGATGATCAGCACGTCGTAATCGCCCTCCCTGTGGTGGCGGAACACCCTGACCAGCCCGAAAATCTCGTCCATGCCGGGCAGGATGGCCAACTCCTCGGCCTGCACGCCGTCCAGCCCGCGGGCCTGGAGCACCTCGGTCATGTAGCGCTTGACGCTTCCCCAGTTCTGCTCCAGCTCTTCGAGCACGTCGAGTTCCGCGCCCCAGAGATTCCGGCGCACCTCGCGCGGCTCGTGGCCAAGCGGCACATCGAAACTGTCGGCGAGAGAGTGGGCCGGATCGGTGCTCAGCACCAGGGTTTTATAGCCCAGCTCGGCGCAACGCAATCCGGTGGCCGCCGCCATCGAGGTTTTGCCAACCCCGCCTTTCCCCGTCATGAGAATCAGACGCATTCAACGCTCCTTTTTTCCTTACCCAACCACAGGGGGAAAAAAATAGTTTGTTCTCGTCACAAGCCGCTCGCCCCATCCGGCAACTGAAAAATGGCTACTTGCCGATACAGTACGCAAAAAAGCCTCTCTGCCACGAAAGCGAGAGAGGCCTGAGCATGCTGTCGTTATTTTGAAATCCGGGACGCCGCCCTGCCGAAACCGGTCAGAAGAGCTGGTTATCGGTTTTGCGCAGAATCATCGCGTACTCGTTCTGGTCGGTCATGGGCTTTCTTTTGACCGAAAGACTCCATTCGACATTCATCCAGGAACCATCGCCGGACTTGAACCTCGAATAGAACATGAGCACAGCCTCATGGGGCTTCTGGCGGTCGAGCGCGTTCTTGAAGTGCAGGTAATCATCCGGGTGAAGAATTTCCGCAAGCGATACTCCGGCCAGCGAACCCGGCGCGAAACTCAGGAACTTCTCGATCGAGCTGCTCAGATCGACAATTTTTTCTTCATCGTCCAGAACAGCATATGCCTCGATGGCCGGCTTGAGGCGCTCCTCGAACCTGCCGATGTGCATGCGCACCTGTCGAAGCAGATTGTCGATATCCATGCGGTACCGGGAAAGCGCCAGAGCGTCGCTGATCGGACTCACCTGCTCGCCCACGGCATGACCGGTGAGGATCCAGTCGATATCGGCTCCATCCTTTTCGAGCCGGTCGAGCATCTTTTTTCCCGGAAGACACTTGCCCTTGAGATACGGAGTCATCTGCGCCGGGTATTTGATGCCTACCGCCCGGCAAAAGGCATTGACCGAGCCGTGCTTTTTGAGGATATAATTTCTGAGACGATGATTGAATCCGCTATGTGTGCTCATGATAATGGATAAATAGCTGTTAACAATTCGATTCGATAATAATGCGAAACAACCGGTTCGCATTCATGCTGATAGCAAACGGCGTATGTCGCTTCGAGAAACAGGAAAAGCCATCCGCGTCTCATCCATCGGTTTCCCTGGCCGGAACATTGAACAGGGCGCTGGTAACTATCGGAACCAGAAAAATCGACACCGTGATGACCGACATAACCAGATCTGCGTGATGTCCTGCGAGATAGCCACTGATCGCCATTGTCGGCCAGAGATGCTCGAAAACACTGAAGGTCAACCGCAAACCCAGAACAGCAAGCACGATATAGGCGCAAGACTCCAGGAAAGCATACTCTTCCATCAGCCGGATAAAACCGTATGCAACGAAACGCATGGTCAGGATTCCGATGAAGACTCCGGTACAGACCAGAATGATATTATCCGTGAAAGCGACCGCCGCAAAGACATTGTCGATTGAAAACGCAATATCCATCATCTCGACAAATATCACCGTAGACCAGAATGGACCAATCCTTCCCGCGACAAATCGATAGAGGCGATTGTTGCGCTTTTCGTTACTGAGTGCGCCCGCATCCTTTGCGCTCCGACTGTTCCACCAGCTCCAGACCAGATAGAGCAGGTAGATGCCGCCAAAAGGCTTGAGCCACCAGATGCTGACCAGGGAGGCGGCAAAAACCAGAAAAAGGCCTCTGAATAGATAAGCGCCGATAATGCCATATCTTAGCGCTGCCGGGCGCTGTTGCTGGGGAAGGTCGAGAACCATGGTCGCGAGCACTGCGGCATTGTCCACCGACAGCAGCCCCTCGATCACGACAAGATTCAAAATGACGAGCAGTGACGACGCAGGGTGCTCAACGATTTGCTGGACAAGTTCTTGCATCGAGATTTAGTCTGCCTGTTCCCGTTTCTATATGTCAATGTACATAATACTATATAGAAAACAAATACAAACAGGAAAAATGCAGTATCAAATCTGCACCTGTACGCCAATCTCGATAACCTGGCCCGAAGGAAGATCGTAGTAGGCCGTTGCGCTCAGCGCGTTGCGCGCCATCAGCGCAAACAGCTTTTTACGCCAGACGCTCATTTTCGATTTCATGCCAGTCACGATCTTCTCCCGGTTGAGAAAGAAGCTGATCGCTTCGGGCCTGAAGTGCATTCCCTGCTGGTTGGCCAGGGCGAGTACCTGCCGGATGTTGGGATACTCCATGAAGCCGTACCGGGCGATGATCTTGTACATGCCGTAATTGAGCTGCACCACCTCGACCTTTTTGCTGTTCGGCACCCTCGGCACCCGCTCGGTGGAGAAGTTGAGCAGCCCGACCTCAGAATGGAGAATCTTGTTGTGGCGCATGTTGTGCAACAGAGCCATCGGCACCACGTCGGGATTGGCCGTCAGATAGACCGCCTGGCCCTTGACCCGCTGGGGCTGTTGAATGGCGAGACTTTCGGCGAACTCGGCAACCGTGAGCGTACGCTCCTGAATCTGCTGCATCAGAAGCTGACGCCCCTGCTTCCAGGTCAGCATCACTGTAAAGAGCACGAAGCCGATCACCAGCGGAAACCATGCTCCATGGAACAGCTTGCTGACGCTGGCGCCAAAAAACGACAGGTCGATGATCAGGAAAAATCCCATCAGAAGATTGATGGCCAAGCGGTTCCAGTTCCAGAGATCACGGGCGACATAATAGAACAGAACGGCTGAAATCAGCATGGTCGCCGTCACCGCCACGCCGTAAGCCGACGCGAGCTTGCTCGAAGAACCGAACCCTGCGACCAGCGCAATCGTGGCGAACATCAGCGACCAGTTGGCAGCCGGAACGTAAATCTGTCCGATATGGCTGGCCGAGGTATGCCTGACGGTGAGGCGCGGAATATAGCCGAGCTGGATGCCCTGCTGGGTCAGAGAAAAGACCCCCGTGATGAGCGCCTGCGAGGCGATGATGGTCGCGAGCGTCGCAAGGATGACCATCGGAATCAGCCCCCATGATGGCACCAGCGCATAGAAGGGATTGTATGACTTTTCAGGCTCGGAGAGCAGCACCGCTCCCTGTCCGAAATAGTTCATCAACAGGGCTGGCAGCACCAGCACCAGCCAGGTCAGCCGGATCGGGCGTTTGCCGAAATGGCCCATGTCGGCGTAAAGCGCCTCTGCGCCGGTCACGGCGAGAAAAACCGCGCCAAGCACCATGAAGCCTTGGGCATGGTTGTTCATCAGAAATTCGATACCGTACCACGGAAACACTGCCTGCAATATCTGCGGATAACGGATGATTTCAGCGAGGCCGCAAAGTCCGATGGAAGTGAACCAGATCAGAATGATGGGCCCGAAAAACGACCCGACCTTGGCCGTGCCGTGATGCTGAAACAGAAAAAGCCCAGCAAGAATGACAATAGTCACGGGTATCATGAAGGGGGTGAAACTCGGAGCCACGAGCTGAATACCCTCGACGGCGCTGAGCACCGAAATCGATGGCGTGATCATGCCATCGCCATACAGCAGCGCCGCGCCAAACAGGCCGATACCGACCAGTATCCACCGTTCGCTCTTGTTCTTTTTGCTGTGCGAAATGATCAGCGAGGTCAGGGCGAGAATGCCTCCTTCGCCCTCGTTGTCGGCCTTCATGATGAAGGTCAGATACTTCAGGGTAACAATCAGAAGGAGCGCCCAGATCAGCAGTGAAAGCACTCCAAGCACGTTTGGAGTAGTCACGGGAATGCTGAATTCACCATGAAAACACTCTCGGATGGCGTAAAGCGGACTGGTGCCAATATCGCCGAATACCACGCCAAGCGCTGCAAGCGACAGGGTGGCGAGTCGCCTGGGATCAGTATCACTGGAGTGGGAACGGGAAGATAAATGAGAATCTCCGGATGTCGTGGACATAGGCAGGAAAGTTCTTGTTACCGCAAAGGTTTCATGCACA
This genomic window from Chlorobaculum limnaeum contains:
- a CDS encoding pentapeptide repeat-containing protein encodes the protein MKIHRPTVSAIILAITLSSPTIAHAYNRDQLKLLQKSVAEWNAMRSQQPELAIDLSKANLEDANLKGANLSKANLSKSDLSGASLDQANLEGANLGMAYLKKTNMKAVNASRAWLAGANLSGAFMKDASLKEANLAGANLRWVKLGGADLERASLKNTVLFEADFERANLKGVQFNNARFIGNAVLKDAVLSSNTVLPSGEPVTRGWATMRDARFVREAPAAPPEFAPPVMASPVVIPENMPAGSAQAVPTPPAPDVREVEEWNAMRQNNPETKIEMTEEKLGQTELAGVDLRAASLSKSDFERANLDKANMAGANMAGVNLERADMKEANLKGANLEGANLDRAYMKNADLSDANLKGAVLYGATLYGANLDGANLTNASLFDANLEKASLKGADLTGATLTGVNLTDAIISSTTITPSGKKATRSWAMLNNAVFTDK
- a CDS encoding TRC40/GET3/ArsA family transport-energizing ATPase, whose protein sequence is MRLILMTGKGGVGKTSMAAATGLRCAELGYKTLVLSTDPAHSLADSFDVPLGHEPREVRRNLWGAELDVLEELEQNWGSVKRYMTEVLQARGLDGVQAEELAILPGMDEIFGLVRVFRHHREGDYDVLIIDSAPTGTALRLLSIPEVGGWYMRRLYKPLEKMAVYLRPLVEPIFRPLAGFSLPDKEMMDLPYEFYGQIEALGKILTDNSVTSARLVTNPEKMVIKESLRAQAYLSLYNISIDMVISNRIIPDEVTDPYFQYWKENQKIYRQEIIDSFSPLPVKEVPLWSREICGLATLEKLKELLYGDEDPSQVYYRRNPYHIRQTEGGYDLELLLPNMPDETVQLSKSGDELNIRIGNHRRNMVLPQALATLKTTGARREGDRLVIGFAEEIS
- a CDS encoding PAS domain-containing protein, with product MSTHSGFNHRLRNYILKKHGSVNAFCRAVGIKYPAQMTPYLKGKCLPGKKMLDRLEKDGADIDWILTGHAVGEQVSPISDALALSRYRMDIDNLLRQVRMHIGRFEERLKPAIEAYAVLDDEEKIVDLSSSIEKFLSFAPGSLAGVSLAEILHPDDYLHFKNALDRQKPHEAVLMFYSRFKSGDGSWMNVEWSLSVKRKPMTDQNEYAMILRKTDNQLF
- a CDS encoding DUF475 domain-containing protein yields the protein MQELVQQIVEHPASSLLVILNLVVIEGLLSVDNAAVLATMVLDLPQQQRPAALRYGIIGAYLFRGLFLVFAASLVSIWWLKPFGGIYLLYLVWSWWNSRSAKDAGALSNEKRNNRLYRFVAGRIGPFWSTVIFVEMMDIAFSIDNVFAAVAFTDNIILVCTGVFIGILTMRFVAYGFIRLMEEYAFLESCAYIVLAVLGLRLTFSVFEHLWPTMAISGYLAGHHADLVMSVITVSIFLVPIVTSALFNVPARETDG
- a CDS encoding potassium transporter Kup; translated protein: MSTTSGDSHLSSRSHSSDTDPRRLATLSLAALGVVFGDIGTSPLYAIRECFHGEFSIPVTTPNVLGVLSLLIWALLLIVTLKYLTFIMKADNEGEGGILALTSLIISHSKKNKSERWILVGIGLFGAALLYGDGMITPSISVLSAVEGIQLVAPSFTPFMIPVTIVILAGLFLFQHHGTAKVGSFFGPIILIWFTSIGLCGLAEIIRYPQILQAVFPWYGIEFLMNNHAQGFMVLGAVFLAVTGAEALYADMGHFGKRPIRLTWLVLVLPALLMNYFGQGAVLLSEPEKSYNPFYALVPSWGLIPMVILATLATIIASQALITGVFSLTQQGIQLGYIPRLTVRHTSASHIGQIYVPAANWSLMFATIALVAGFGSSSKLASAYGVAVTATMLISAVLFYYVARDLWNWNRLAINLLMGFFLIIDLSFFGASVSKLFHGAWFPLVIGFVLFTVMLTWKQGRQLLMQQIQERTLTVAEFAESLAIQQPQRVKGQAVYLTANPDVVPMALLHNMRHNKILHSEVGLLNFSTERVPRVPNSKKVEVVQLNYGMYKIIARYGFMEYPNIRQVLALANQQGMHFRPEAISFFLNREKIVTGMKSKMSVWRKKLFALMARNALSATAYYDLPSGQVIEIGVQVQI